The genomic stretch TACGCCTCGCAGTTGCGTAAGAGCAGGTGATAGCTGTGCAGTCTTCAACAAAACGTCTTTTGGTGTTGTGTGTCATTGGTGCGCTGATTGCGTCTTATTTCGTTTTCGATTTGGGGCATTTCTTTTCATTGGAATATTTCAAGGAATCCAAAGAGCGTTTTATTGAACTATACAATCAGCACACGTTCACCTTCATAGCTGTATATTTTTGCATTTATGTAGCAGTCACAGCGCTCGCTCTTCCCGCAGCGACTATTATTTCGCTAGCTGGTGGTGCGATGTTTGGCTTGGTCACCGGTGTTATCGTTGTATCCTTTGCAAGCAGTATAGGTGCTGCTGTCGCCTTTGTGATTTCCAGATACGTCCTGCGGGACTGGGTTCAGGATCGATTTGGCGATAAGTTGGCTAAAGTTAATGAAGGGATTGAGAAAGAAGGGGCTTTCTATCTGTTTACGCTTCGACTCATCCCCATCTTCCCATTTTTCGTTATCAATACAGTGATTGCTTTGACCCCAATGCGTTTGCGGACTTTCTACTGGGTTTCACAGCTTGGCATGTTCCCTGCGACAGTTGTTTACATCAACGCAGGGAAAGAACTTGGGCAACTGGAATCATTGTCGGGACTGCTTTCTCCAAGTTTGATACTATCGTTTGCAGTCATTGGTGTTTTTCCACTGGTCATGAAAAAACTTCTGAGTTTGTACAAGAGCAAAAGGCGGGCAGATGGCAAAGTATGATTATGACATAGGGATAATCGGTGGAGGAGCGGCCGGACTTACTGTTGCCGCTGGTGCTGCCCAGCTTGGTGTTAAAACCATTCTGATTGAAAAAGATTCGAAGTTGGGTGGTGACTGCCTGCACTATGGGTGTGTGCCAAGTAAAGCGCTGATTAAATCAGCATCAGTCTACCAAAAAATGCGAACAGCAGAGCACTATGGATTGCCCCCGGTAGATTTGCCACCAGTTGACCTTGGGAAAGTCAACGACAGGATTCAAGGCATTATCGATAAAATTCAGGTTCATGATTCCGAAGAGCGTTTTTGCCAACTGGGCGCCAAGGTTGTGTTTGGCGATGCTTCTTTTGTTGATGATCATCAGGTTGAGTATGACGGAAAACGGGTCTCTGCCAAATACTGGGTGTTGGCAACAGGCTCGGAACCGGTCGAGTTGCCCATCCCCGGGCTTGCAGAGGCTGGGTACTGGACCAACATGGATATTTTCTCCCTGCGGGATTTACCCAAATCAATGATCGTCATCGGTGGTGGGCCTATAGGATGCGAATTGGCTCAGGCTTTTTCTCGTTTGGGGACTGATGTCAGGATACTGCAGCGAAACTGTCAGATTTTAGCCGCCGATGATCAGGATATGGCTGAGATGGTTCAGGATGCTTTCCGACGGGAAGGGATCGGATTGGACCTGTGCGCTGAGACTCAGGAGGTCAGAAAGACTGCTGCTGGTGTTGAATTGACCTATGAAGCTCACGGCGAAACGCACACAATCAGTGCGGACAAGATACTGGTGGCCGTTGGAAGACAGCCCAGTATCAGTACGCTACAGCTTGAAAACGCAGGTGTGGAGTATGACGCTAGAGGAGTGAAGGTTGATGACCGTTTGCGTACTTCGCAAAAGCATATCTTTGCAGCCGGAGATGTCATTGGAAAATACCAATTCACTCATGCCGCCGGATATGAAGGCGGTATTGTTATTTCCAATGCTGTCTTCAAGCTCCCTCGTAAAGTGGATTATACGTGGATGCCCTGGTGTACTTACACTGAACCGGAACTGGCGAGCTTGGGCCTCAACGAGATGGCAGCCACAGACGCGGGAATCGAGTATACTGTTTGGGAGGAATCCTTTTCCGTTAACGACCGTGCTCAGGCTGAAGGGTACCCTGAAGGGAAAATTAAACTCTTACTTGATAAAAAAGGGAAGCCGCTAGGCGTGCAAATGGTAGGTGTTCATGCCGGAGAACTCGCAGCCGAATGGGTGGCTGTTCTCAATTCGAAAACCAATCTTACAACAGTTGCTTCTGCCATGCATGCATATCCCACCGTAAGCGAGATAAACAAACGGGTAGCTGGAAAGGTTCTGTCCTCCAAGCTCTTCTCGGACAAGGTGCGAAAGACGCTTAGTTTCATTTTTGATTACAAGGGGAGGGCTTGTACTCTTGATTAATCGGTCAAACATGGGTAAGTGACCACCTTCTTTCATTTCGCGAGATTAAATTGAGGAGATGCACATATGGGTGATAAGAGCCGTTATCGCAAAATGTTTCCGGTATCGTGGGAACAACTGCAGCGTGATTGCCGCGCACTTTCATGGCGCTTGATGGACAAGGGGCCCTGGAAAGGAATTATCGCAATTACCCGTGGAGGCTTGGTCCCTGCTGCCATCCTCGCTCGTGAACTCGATATTCATCTTATTGATACGATTTGTCTGTCCAGTTACAACTGGAAAGAGCAAGGAGATGCCACAGTCCTGAAGCCCATTGAGAACGATGGAGAAGGCTGGATTCTTATTGATGATCTCGTTGACACAGGCAAAACCGCCAAAATAGCTCGTGACATGGTTCCAAACGCTCACTTTGCTACAGTGTATGCCAAGCCAGAGGGACGCCCAATGGTAGAAACATACATTACCGAAGTCAGTCAGGATACGTGGATTCTGTTCCCATGGGACGCAGGATCACAGTTTGTCGAGCCGATCATTCAGACAGTGGATTAGTCGATCCATTAATATATTGATAATAGTAATGGATGTGGTCGCAGTTCAAAGGGCCTTGCCCTGAAACGCGTGCTGGGATAATGGATTCTGATCTTAACGCT from Pseudodesulfovibrio profundus encodes the following:
- a CDS encoding TVP38/TMEM64 family protein; translated protein: MQSSTKRLLVLCVIGALIASYFVFDLGHFFSLEYFKESKERFIELYNQHTFTFIAVYFCIYVAVTALALPAATIISLAGGAMFGLVTGVIVVSFASSIGAAVAFVISRYVLRDWVQDRFGDKLAKVNEGIEKEGAFYLFTLRLIPIFPFFVINTVIALTPMRLRTFYWVSQLGMFPATVVYINAGKELGQLESLSGLLSPSLILSFAVIGVFPLVMKKLLSLYKSKRRADGKV
- a CDS encoding dihydrolipoyl dehydrogenase family protein; the protein is MAKYDYDIGIIGGGAAGLTVAAGAAQLGVKTILIEKDSKLGGDCLHYGCVPSKALIKSASVYQKMRTAEHYGLPPVDLPPVDLGKVNDRIQGIIDKIQVHDSEERFCQLGAKVVFGDASFVDDHQVEYDGKRVSAKYWVLATGSEPVELPIPGLAEAGYWTNMDIFSLRDLPKSMIVIGGGPIGCELAQAFSRLGTDVRILQRNCQILAADDQDMAEMVQDAFRREGIGLDLCAETQEVRKTAAGVELTYEAHGETHTISADKILVAVGRQPSISTLQLENAGVEYDARGVKVDDRLRTSQKHIFAAGDVIGKYQFTHAAGYEGGIVISNAVFKLPRKVDYTWMPWCTYTEPELASLGLNEMAATDAGIEYTVWEESFSVNDRAQAEGYPEGKIKLLLDKKGKPLGVQMVGVHAGELAAEWVAVLNSKTNLTTVASAMHAYPTVSEINKRVAGKVLSSKLFSDKVRKTLSFIFDYKGRACTLD
- the gpt gene encoding xanthine phosphoribosyltransferase, with the translated sequence MGDKSRYRKMFPVSWEQLQRDCRALSWRLMDKGPWKGIIAITRGGLVPAAILARELDIHLIDTICLSSYNWKEQGDATVLKPIENDGEGWILIDDLVDTGKTAKIARDMVPNAHFATVYAKPEGRPMVETYITEVSQDTWILFPWDAGSQFVEPIIQTVD